One region of Olleya sp. Hel_I_94 genomic DNA includes:
- a CDS encoding type I phosphomannose isomerase catalytic subunit: protein MKLYPLTFNPVFSYRIWGGNKLKSVLNKSYSQDNIGESWEISDVEDNQTIVNNGNLKGNTLKDLIKTFKGNFLGHKVYQTFGNNFPLLIKFIDAKTPLSIQVHPSNQLAKKRHNSFGKNEMWYVMQAENEAELIVGFNQKISKEDYVNHLKNNTLKDILNIETVTSGDTFYIPTGRVHAIGAGVLLAEIQQTSNITYRIYDYDRIDKKTGQKRELHTNLALDAIDYDFYKKYKTDYNQVLNTPSQLVNSEYFKTNIIELNTKLTRDVTAIDSFIIYICVLGEVIINTPDDATNYSLKMGQTIIIPACINLITIHANYAKLIEVYL from the coding sequence ATGAAATTATATCCCTTAACTTTCAATCCAGTTTTTAGCTACCGTATTTGGGGAGGAAACAAATTAAAATCGGTATTAAATAAGAGTTACTCCCAAGACAACATAGGCGAATCTTGGGAGATTTCTGATGTTGAGGATAACCAAACCATTGTAAATAATGGTAATTTAAAAGGGAATACGCTAAAAGATTTAATTAAGACATTTAAAGGTAATTTTCTGGGACATAAAGTATATCAAACATTTGGCAACAACTTTCCGTTGCTAATAAAATTTATTGATGCCAAAACACCTTTATCCATACAAGTACATCCTAGTAATCAGTTAGCTAAAAAAAGACATAATTCATTTGGTAAAAATGAAATGTGGTACGTAATGCAAGCTGAAAATGAAGCCGAATTAATTGTAGGTTTTAATCAAAAAATTAGTAAAGAAGACTACGTAAACCACCTTAAAAACAACACCTTAAAAGATATTTTAAATATTGAAACAGTAACATCTGGAGACACCTTTTATATTCCTACTGGACGTGTACATGCTATTGGAGCAGGTGTTTTACTTGCCGAAATCCAACAAACCTCAAATATTACTTATCGTATTTATGATTATGATAGGATTGACAAAAAAACAGGACAAAAAAGAGAGCTACACACCAATCTAGCTTTAGACGCTATAGACTACGATTTTTACAAAAAATATAAAACGGATTACAATCAGGTATTAAACACACCAAGTCAATTGGTAAATTCCGAGTATTTTAAAACTAATATAATCGAATTAAACACCAAGTTAACAAGGGATGTTACAGCAATAGATTCGTTTATAATTTATATATGTGTTCTGGGAGAGGTTATAATTAACACGCCTGACGACGCTACTAATTATAGCTTAAAAATGGGCCAAACTATTATTATTCCTGCCTGTATTAATCTAATAACAATTCATGCAAATTATGCTAAACTAATTGAAGTCTATTTGTAA
- a CDS encoding rhodanese-like domain-containing protein produces MKKIALVLSLCLVFVALSCEKNVEGEIKVVSPEEMQTLLTLDNVQFIDVRTPAEYNSGFIASAQNIDFMSPTFEDDIKTLDREKPVLLYCQKGGRSAKCAEKMIDLGFKKIYDMQGGFSKWKHDGLPYKKN; encoded by the coding sequence ATGAAAAAAATAGCATTAGTATTAAGTTTGTGTTTAGTTTTTGTTGCACTGAGTTGTGAAAAAAATGTTGAAGGTGAAATAAAGGTTGTCTCTCCAGAGGAAATGCAAACACTATTGACTCTTGATAATGTTCAGTTTATAGATGTTAGGACACCAGCGGAATACAATTCTGGATTTATTGCATCAGCACAGAATATAGATTTTATGTCGCCTACATTTGAGGATGATATTAAAACCTTAGATAGGGAAAAACCTGTGCTATTGTATTGTCAAAAAGGCGGTAGAAGTGCTAAGTGTGCCGAAAAAATGATAGACTTAGGATTTAAAAAAATATACGATATGCAAGGTGGTTTCTCTAAATGGAAACATGATGGATTACCTTATAAAAAGAATTAA
- a CDS encoding rhodanese-like domain-containing protein, which yields MADLIQSDWVNQLEKDDNAVILDVRTDEEVAEGKIPNAIHIDIYKGQGFIYAVEELDKSKNFYVYCRSGGRSAQACAIMNQLGFDTTYNLLGGFSEWSGPVE from the coding sequence ATGGCAGATTTAATTCAATCGGATTGGGTAAACCAATTAGAAAAAGACGATAACGCAGTCATCCTTGATGTGAGAACAGATGAAGAGGTTGCAGAAGGAAAAATACCTAATGCAATACATATTGACATTTATAAAGGACAGGGATTTATTTATGCTGTCGAGGAGTTAGATAAATCTAAGAATTTTTACGTGTATTGTAGATCAGGTGGAAGAAGTGCCCAAGCATGCGCAATAATGAATCAATTAGGCTTTGATACTACTTACAATCTTCTAGGAGGATTTAGTGAGTGGTCAGGACCAGTTGAATAA
- a CDS encoding thioredoxin family protein: protein MKKILKLTLVLVVIITVSAFTTKTNSADSGYKIGDVATDFELENIDGNVVSLSDFEDAKGFIVVFTCNTCPYAVAYEDRVQGLNKKYADLGYPVIAIMPNNTTVKPGDNMEAMKARAKEKGFTFPYLMDAGQDIYPQYGATKTPHVYVLQKEQKGNVVKYIGAIDDNYQDANAVKTKYVEDAVDALLNNKEVKINETKAIGCSIKV, encoded by the coding sequence ATGAAAAAAATTTTAAAATTAACCTTAGTGTTGGTCGTTATAATAACGGTTAGTGCTTTTACAACAAAGACTAATAGTGCTGATTCAGGATATAAAATAGGTGATGTAGCAACGGATTTTGAACTTGAAAATATTGATGGTAATGTGGTGTCTTTGTCAGATTTTGAAGATGCTAAAGGGTTTATAGTTGTATTTACCTGCAATACTTGTCCCTACGCAGTAGCTTATGAGGATAGAGTGCAAGGTTTAAATAAAAAGTATGCAGATCTAGGTTATCCAGTAATTGCCATTATGCCTAATAATACAACCGTTAAACCAGGAGATAATATGGAAGCTATGAAAGCTAGAGCTAAGGAAAAAGGATTTACTTTTCCTTATTTGATGGATGCTGGTCAGGACATTTATCCGCAATATGGAGCAACAAAAACACCACATGTGTATGTTTTGCAAAAAGAACAAAAAGGAAATGTAGTTAAATATATTGGTGCAATTGATGATAATTATCAAGATGCAAATGCTGTAAAAACTAAGTATGTAGAAGATGCGGTTGATGCCCTATTAAATAATAAAGAAGTAAAAATTAACGAAACTAAAGCTATAGGTTGTTCTATTAAAGTTTAA
- a CDS encoding TlpA disulfide reductase family protein gives MKHLFLILTFTFFAFGNQYISILNSNQIKIVDAPYLKQDLKIVDFDGLEQYLAAKDKSKTYVINFWATWCAPCVKELPYFEQLNTTYADKKVEVILVSLDFPKQIESKLKPFLLKNKLKSEVIVLNDVDANTWIPKVDKNWSGAIPATLIYNTQKTVFYEQSFDYIALETELKQFLKQ, from the coding sequence ATGAAACACTTATTTTTAATATTGACCTTTACTTTTTTTGCTTTTGGAAACCAGTATATTAGTATATTGAATAGTAATCAAATAAAAATAGTAGACGCACCTTATTTAAAGCAAGATTTAAAAATTGTCGATTTTGACGGTTTAGAGCAATACCTTGCTGCTAAGGATAAAAGTAAAACTTATGTGATAAATTTTTGGGCGACCTGGTGTGCACCATGCGTTAAAGAATTACCTTATTTTGAACAATTAAATACAACGTATGCAGACAAAAAGGTAGAAGTTATTTTGGTAAGTTTAGATTTTCCAAAGCAGATTGAAAGTAAATTAAAACCTTTTTTATTGAAAAATAAATTAAAAAGTGAGGTTATAGTTTTAAACGATGTTGATGCTAATACATGGATACCTAAAGTAGATAAAAATTGGTCAGGAGCAATTCCTGCAACATTAATTTACAATACCCAAAAGACAGTTTTTTATGAACAATCATTTGATTATATAGCCTTAGAAACAGAATTAAAACAATTTTTAAAACAATAA
- a CDS encoding anthranilate synthase component I family protein, whose product MKTFSLYTHYKKILADTITPVSIYLKIRDKYPNSILLESSDYHANDNSFSYICFNPIASIKVDDKAITQTFPDGSEMKNKVRNVTEMIHKFTKRFKVKSDEDFKFINNGIFGYTAYDAVKHFEDVEISKKPDSLEIPDVYYAVYQNIIAINHFKNEAYIFAHCFETENNIDEVLQLISSKNFATYKFTTNSDIQSNLTDDEYKDQVILAKQHCARGDVFQLVLSKKFSQGFKGDEFNVYRALRSINPSPYLFYFDYGDFKIFGSSPEAQLVVNNGQAEIHPIAGTFKRTGNDEEDQKLAKQLAEDDKENAEHVMLVDLARNDLSRHGSEVKVVTYREAQFFSHVIHLVSKVTGKVHDNTPTMQVVADTFPAGTLSGAPKHKAMQLIEKYEKTSRAFYGGAIGFMDFDGNYNHAIMIRTFMSKNHHLHWQAGAGLVSRSNPESELQEVYNKLGALTNAIELAKEI is encoded by the coding sequence ATGAAAACATTCAGTTTATACACACATTACAAAAAAATATTAGCAGACACCATTACTCCTGTTAGTATCTATTTAAAAATTAGAGATAAATATCCTAATAGTATTTTGTTAGAAAGTAGCGATTATCACGCTAATGACAATAGTTTTTCTTATATATGCTTTAACCCAATCGCCTCAATTAAAGTTGACGATAAAGCAATTACACAAACATTTCCTGATGGTAGTGAAATGAAAAACAAGGTGCGTAATGTAACCGAGATGATACATAAGTTTACCAAACGCTTTAAAGTAAAATCGGACGAGGATTTTAAGTTTATCAACAACGGAATATTTGGCTACACAGCTTATGATGCTGTTAAACACTTTGAAGATGTAGAGATTTCTAAAAAACCAGATTCTTTAGAGATTCCTGACGTTTACTATGCAGTTTACCAAAATATAATTGCTATAAACCACTTTAAAAACGAAGCCTATATTTTTGCACATTGTTTTGAAACAGAAAACAATATAGACGAAGTTTTACAACTAATAAGCTCTAAAAACTTTGCGACTTATAAGTTTACAACAAACTCTGATATACAATCAAATTTAACGGATGACGAGTATAAAGACCAGGTCATATTAGCCAAACAACATTGTGCTAGAGGTGATGTGTTCCAGTTAGTATTATCTAAAAAATTCTCGCAAGGTTTTAAAGGTGATGAGTTTAATGTCTATCGTGCCTTGCGCAGCATAAACCCATCGCCTTACCTATTTTACTTTGACTATGGTGACTTCAAGATTTTTGGAAGCTCACCAGAAGCACAATTAGTCGTTAATAACGGTCAAGCCGAAATACATCCAATTGCCGGAACTTTTAAAAGGACTGGAAATGATGAGGAAGACCAAAAGCTAGCTAAACAACTAGCCGAAGATGATAAGGAAAATGCAGAACATGTCATGTTGGTTGACCTTGCCAGAAATGATTTAAGCAGACATGGTAGCGAAGTCAAAGTTGTAACCTATAGGGAAGCACAATTCTTTTCTCATGTTATTCACTTAGTTAGTAAGGTAACCGGAAAAGTACACGACAATACACCAACAATGCAGGTAGTAGCAGACACCTTTCCTGCAGGAACATTAAGTGGTGCTCCAAAACACAAAGCCATGCAACTTATTGAAAAATACGAAAAAACTAGCAGAGCCTTCTATGGTGGAGCAATTGGTTTTATGGATTTTGATGGCAATTATAATCACGCAATTATGATTAGGACATTTATGAGTAAAAACCATCATTTACATTGGCAAGCTGGAGCAGGTCTAGTCTCTAGATCTAACCCAGAAAGCGAGTTACAAGAAGTATATAACAAATTAGGAGCATTAACAAATGCTATAGAATTAGCCAAAGAGATATGA
- a CDS encoding anthranilate synthase component II codes for MRVLVIDNYDSFTYNLVHYLEDLDCEVTVKRNDKLTLDEVEAFDKIVLSPGPGIPDEAGLLKAIIKTYAPTKSILGVCLGQQAIGEVFGGSLINLDNVYHGVSTNVDIVVDDEVLFKNMNKTIEVGRYHSWVVDPNLPEVLEATSFDQNGQVMSLRHKFYDVRGVQYHPESVLTPNGKQILENWIKS; via the coding sequence ATGAGAGTTTTAGTAATAGATAATTACGATAGTTTTACTTATAACTTAGTTCACTATTTAGAAGACTTAGATTGTGAAGTTACTGTAAAAAGAAATGACAAATTAACCTTGGACGAAGTCGAAGCTTTTGATAAAATTGTACTTTCTCCAGGTCCAGGAATTCCTGACGAAGCTGGTTTACTTAAAGCAATAATTAAAACTTATGCACCTACTAAAAGTATTTTAGGCGTATGTTTAGGTCAACAAGCTATTGGAGAAGTTTTTGGTGGTAGTTTAATTAATTTAGACAATGTATATCATGGTGTATCAACTAATGTAGATATTGTGGTTGACGATGAGGTACTGTTTAAAAACATGAACAAAACTATTGAAGTCGGACGTTACCATTCGTGGGTTGTAGACCCTAATTTACCTGAGGTTTTAGAAGCAACATCCTTTGACCAAAATGGACAAGTCATGTCGTTAAGACACAAATTTTACGACGTAAGAGGTGTGCAATACCATCCAGAAAGCGTACTAACACCAAACGGAAAACAAATTTTAGAAAACTGGATTAAGAGTTAA
- the trpD gene encoding anthranilate phosphoribosyltransferase, producing the protein MKQILNRLINQESITAEEAKYLLVNISEGAYNQSQVASFLTVYMMRSITLEELQGFRDALLELCIHVNLSEFDPIDLCGTGGDGKDTFNISTLASFVTAGAGVNVAKHGNYGVSSASGSSNVMEALGIHFSNKTDFLKYALEKAGICVLHAPLFHPAMKNVAPIRKELGVKTFFNMLGPMVNPAFPNNQMVGVFSLELQRIYGYLYQNTDKNYSIVHALDGYDEISLTGNTKIISNTAETILNPCDLGLKQLEQSELFGGNTVKEAAKIFKNIINGKGTDAQNNVVCANAGLAIATAKQISHLEGFELAKESLESGRAKTSLEKLIELSK; encoded by the coding sequence ATGAAACAAATACTAAACAGACTAATTAATCAAGAAAGCATCACTGCAGAAGAAGCTAAATACCTTTTAGTCAACATATCTGAAGGCGCATATAATCAAAGTCAGGTAGCCTCTTTCTTAACGGTTTATATGATGCGAAGTATAACTCTAGAAGAGCTTCAAGGGTTTAGAGATGCATTGTTAGAATTATGTATTCATGTAAACTTATCAGAATTTGATCCAATCGATTTATGCGGAACTGGAGGTGACGGAAAAGACACTTTTAATATTTCAACCTTGGCATCATTTGTAACTGCTGGAGCTGGAGTTAATGTGGCAAAACATGGTAACTATGGTGTGTCATCAGCTTCTGGATCTTCCAATGTCATGGAAGCTTTAGGCATTCATTTTTCTAACAAAACAGATTTTTTAAAATACGCCTTAGAAAAAGCAGGAATCTGTGTTTTACACGCACCTCTGTTTCATCCTGCAATGAAAAACGTTGCTCCTATTAGAAAAGAATTGGGTGTAAAAACATTTTTTAATATGCTTGGACCAATGGTAAATCCAGCATTTCCAAACAATCAAATGGTAGGTGTATTTAGCTTAGAGCTACAACGCATATATGGTTACTTATACCAAAATACAGATAAAAATTATAGCATCGTACACGCATTAGATGGATATGATGAAATTTCATTAACTGGAAATACAAAGATAATTTCCAATACAGCTGAAACGATATTAAACCCTTGCGATTTGGGTCTTAAACAACTTGAACAATCCGAACTATTTGGTGGAAACACAGTTAAAGAAGCTGCCAAAATTTTCAAAAACATTATAAATGGTAAAGGTACAGACGCGCAAAACAATGTGGTTTGTGCTAATGCAGGTTTAGCAATTGCAACAGCCAAACAAATATCACATTTAGAAGGTTTTGAACTTGCAAAAGAAAGTTTGGAAAGCGGACGTGCAAAAACGAGTTTAGAAAAATTAATCGAATTAAGTAAGTAA
- the trpC gene encoding indole-3-glycerol phosphate synthase TrpC: MDILTKIVNDKRIEVNLRKQLIPIKQLEHSILFERKTASLAEKLKNSTTGIIAEHKRRSPSKQIINHDLNVFDVAKGYQDAGVCGMSVLTDGKYFGGSLDDLLTARASCNLPLLRKEFIIDPYQIIEAKAYGADVILLIAAILTREEIKTYSELAKSLNLDVLLEVHNQDELHKSIMPSLDMLGVNNRNLKTFEVSLDTSKQLSNLIPDDFVKVSESGISNIEAIKTLQPFGYKGFLIGENFMKTDNAGLSAKQFIKTLNN, from the coding sequence ATGGATATTTTAACTAAAATAGTTAACGACAAACGTATTGAAGTTAACTTACGCAAGCAATTAATCCCAATCAAGCAATTAGAACACTCCATTTTGTTTGAACGCAAGACTGCTTCACTAGCCGAAAAATTAAAAAATAGCACGACAGGTATCATTGCAGAACATAAAAGACGTTCGCCTTCAAAACAAATAATCAATCACGATTTAAATGTCTTTGATGTTGCTAAAGGGTATCAAGATGCTGGTGTTTGCGGTATGTCTGTTTTAACCGATGGAAAATATTTTGGAGGAAGTTTAGACGATTTACTAACTGCAAGAGCAAGTTGCAATTTACCTTTATTAAGAAAAGAGTTTATAATAGATCCGTACCAAATTATTGAAGCTAAAGCTTATGGTGCTGATGTTATTTTACTAATTGCAGCAATCTTAACCAGAGAAGAAATTAAAACTTATTCAGAATTAGCTAAAAGTTTAAATCTTGATGTGCTTTTAGAAGTGCATAACCAAGACGAATTACATAAATCTATTATGCCAAGTTTAGATATGCTGGGTGTAAACAACCGTAATTTAAAAACCTTTGAGGTTAGTTTAGATACTAGCAAACAATTAAGTAATTTAATCCCTGACGATTTTGTAAAAGTATCGGAAAGCGGAATAAGCAATATAGAAGCCATAAAAACACTACAACCATTTGGTTATAAAGGGTTTTTAATTGGCGAAAATTTTATGAAAACGGACAATGCTGGTTTAAGTGCCAAACAATTTATCAAAACATTAAACAACTAA
- a CDS encoding phosphoribosylanthranilate isomerase, with protein MKLKVCGMKNENNILDVADLNPNYMGFIFYEKSSRYFNGVIPELPESIKKIGVFVNATFEYIKGKVDKHNLQGVQLHGQETPELCQRLKDLDIAVIKVFSIKNQFDFSVLEPYEDVCDNYLFDTKGKEPGGNGYTFNWNVLKSYPSSKPYFLSGGIGLNEIDAILLFLKRPESYLCFGFDVNSKFETAAGLKDTTKLNDFKQKLIAHNYEF; from the coding sequence ATGAAACTAAAAGTATGCGGAATGAAAAATGAAAACAACATCTTAGATGTTGCAGATCTTAATCCAAATTATATGGGTTTCATTTTTTACGAAAAATCATCTCGTTATTTCAACGGAGTCATTCCAGAATTACCAGAAAGCATCAAAAAAATTGGTGTGTTTGTAAATGCAACTTTCGAATATATAAAAGGAAAAGTGGATAAACACAACTTACAAGGTGTGCAATTACACGGTCAAGAAACACCAGAATTGTGTCAACGTTTAAAAGATTTGGACATTGCTGTGATTAAAGTGTTTTCTATAAAAAACCAATTCGACTTCTCTGTTTTAGAACCGTATGAGGACGTTTGCGATAATTATTTATTTGACACAAAAGGAAAAGAACCTGGAGGTAATGGTTACACATTTAACTGGAATGTTTTAAAAAGCTACCCATCCTCTAAACCTTACTTTTTAAGTGGTGGTATTGGATTAAACGAAATAGATGCTATTCTTCTATTTTTAAAAAGACCAGAATCTTACTTATGTTTTGGATTTGATGTTAACAGCAAATTCGAAACTGCTGCAGGTTTAAAAGACACAACAAAATTAAACGATTTTAAACAAAAATTGATAGCACACAATTATGAGTTTTAA
- the trpB gene encoding tryptophan synthase subunit beta encodes MSFNINDKGYYGDFGGAYIPEMLYPNVEELRQNYLKIMAEPSFKEEFDHLLKDYVGRPSPLYFAKRLSEKYNTKIYLKREDLNHTGAHKVNNTIGQILMAQRLGKTRIIAETGAGQHGVATATVCALMGMECIVYMGEIDIARQAPNVARMKMLGAEVRPALSGSRTLKDATNEAIRDWINNPVDTHYIIGSVVGPHPYPDMVARFQAVVSEEIKWQLKDKEGREKPDHVIACVGGGSNAAGAFYHYLDDTDVNLIAVEAAGKGIHSGESAATSVLGKEGIIHGSKTLLMQTQDGQITEPYSISAGLDYPGVGPMHANLYTTGRAEFISITDDQAMKAGLELSQLEGIIPAIESSHAFAVFEDKKFNPEDIVVINLSGRGDKDLQNYIDYFKL; translated from the coding sequence ATGAGTTTTAATATTAACGACAAAGGGTATTACGGAGACTTTGGAGGTGCATATATCCCAGAAATGCTATATCCAAACGTAGAAGAGTTACGTCAAAATTATTTAAAAATAATGGCTGAACCATCTTTTAAAGAAGAGTTTGACCACTTATTAAAAGATTATGTTGGACGTCCTTCTCCACTCTATTTCGCAAAACGATTAAGCGAAAAATATAATACTAAAATCTATCTTAAACGCGAAGATTTAAACCATACAGGAGCACACAAAGTAAACAATACCATCGGTCAGATTTTAATGGCACAGCGTTTAGGCAAAACACGTATTATAGCCGAAACTGGCGCTGGACAACATGGTGTAGCAACAGCAACAGTATGTGCTTTAATGGGAATGGAGTGCATCGTGTACATGGGCGAAATTGACATTGCACGCCAAGCACCAAACGTGGCAAGAATGAAAATGTTAGGCGCAGAAGTACGCCCAGCATTATCAGGAAGTCGCACCTTAAAAGATGCCACTAACGAGGCCATTAGAGATTGGATTAACAATCCTGTGGATACACATTACATTATTGGAAGTGTTGTCGGACCACACCCTTATCCAGATATGGTAGCCCGTTTTCAAGCAGTCGTATCAGAAGAAATCAAATGGCAATTAAAAGACAAAGAAGGTCGTGAAAAACCAGACCATGTTATAGCCTGTGTTGGAGGTGGTAGTAATGCAGCAGGAGCTTTTTATCACTATTTAGACGATACAGATGTTAACCTTATAGCTGTTGAAGCTGCCGGAAAAGGGATTCATTCTGGAGAGAGCGCAGCAACATCAGTATTAGGAAAAGAAGGTATTATTCATGGAAGTAAAACCCTATTAATGCAAACGCAAGATGGACAGATAACAGAACCTTATTCTATCTCAGCAGGATTAGATTATCCAGGTGTTGGACCAATGCACGCTAATTTGTATACCACTGGTCGTGCCGAGTTTATCTCAATTACCGATGATCAAGCCATGAAAGCTGGATTAGAATTAAGTCAATTAGAAGGGATTATTCCGGCTATCGAAAGCTCGCATGCATTTGCTGTTTTCGAAGACAAAAAGTTTAACCCAGAAGACATCGTCGTGATTAATTTATCAGGTCGTGGTGATAAAGATTTACAAAATTATATCGACTATTTTAAACTGTAA
- a CDS encoding GIY-YIG nuclease family protein: protein MKTSYTYILTNKYRTTFYIGVTSNLNKRTTEHQKGIGSEFTKKYDLKDLIYFEEFTDINQAIAREKQIKNWKKEWKLNLIKEKIQYLKH from the coding sequence ATGAAAACAAGCTATACTTACATATTAACAAATAAGTACAGAACAACATTTTATATTGGTGTAACGTCAAACTTAAACAAAAGAACCACTGAACATCAAAAAGGAATTGGCTCTGAGTTTACAAAAAAATATGATTTGAAAGATTTGATTTATTTCGAAGAATTTACTGATATTAATCAAGCTATAGCAAGAGAAAAGCAAATTAAAAATTGGAAAAAGGAATGGAAACTAAATTTAATTAAAGAAAAAATCCAATACTTGAAACACTAA
- the trpA gene encoding tryptophan synthase subunit alpha, with protein MNRINQKLKEDKKLLSIYFSAGYPTLNDTVSIIQNLEKNGVDMIEIGLPFSDPLADGPTIQASSTQALKNGMTTETLFTQLKNIRKTVSIPLIIMGYFNPMLQYGVEAFCKKCQDIGIDGLIIPDLPVDVYNDQYKATFEKYGLINVFLITPQTSVERINFIDSISNGFIYMVSSASVTGGNSGFGTEQTEYFKRIADMKLNNPQIVGFGISDNTTFTQATTYAKGAIIGSAFIKHLTKHGNTKIDTFTNSILK; from the coding sequence ATGAACAGAATAAATCAAAAACTGAAAGAAGATAAAAAGCTATTAAGCATATACTTCTCGGCAGGTTACCCAACACTTAACGACACCGTTTCAATAATACAAAACCTAGAAAAAAACGGAGTTGACATGATTGAAATCGGACTTCCGTTTAGTGATCCTTTAGCCGATGGGCCAACAATACAGGCTAGCTCTACGCAAGCATTAAAAAACGGAATGACAACAGAGACGTTATTTACCCAACTAAAAAACATTAGAAAAACGGTATCTATTCCTTTAATAATTATGGGTTATTTTAACCCTATGTTACAATATGGTGTTGAGGCGTTTTGTAAAAAATGTCAAGACATCGGAATAGATGGTTTAATTATTCCTGATTTACCAGTAGATGTTTACAACGACCAATACAAAGCTACATTTGAAAAATATGGTTTAATAAATGTCTTTTTAATCACACCACAAACTAGCGTAGAGCGTATTAACTTTATTGACTCTATATCTAATGGCTTTATTTACATGGTAAGTAGCGCAAGTGTAACAGGAGGTAATTCTGGTTTTGGAACAGAACAGACAGAGTACTTTAAACGTATTGCAGACATGAAACTTAATAACCCTCAAATAGTAGGTTTTGGTATTTCGGACAATACAACATTTACGCAAGCCACAACATATGCCAAAGGAGCAATTATTGGAAGTGCTTTTATAAAACACTTAACCAAACACGGTAATACTAAAATTGACACTTTTACAAATTCAATTTTAAAATAA
- a CDS encoding GNAT family N-acetyltransferase yields the protein MAAITFREATLEDKPKLLQFEQELIAYERPFDSILKEDCVYYDLDYLIKSNDAKLIVATLNKHLIACGYAKIIKAKPYHTIDRYTYMGFMYVAPEFRGQGVIQNIIEQLKQWSISLNIFETRLEVYSDNESAIKAYHKKGFKNRMFEMKMDLK from the coding sequence ATGGCTGCAATTACGTTTAGAGAAGCAACTTTGGAAGACAAACCAAAATTATTACAATTTGAACAAGAATTAATTGCCTATGAGCGTCCATTTGATTCCATTTTAAAAGAAGATTGCGTGTATTATGACTTAGATTATTTAATTAAATCTAATGACGCTAAATTAATTGTTGCTACATTAAACAAACATTTAATAGCTTGTGGATACGCCAAAATTATAAAAGCAAAACCGTATCATACCATCGACAGATATACTTATATGGGTTTTATGTATGTAGCTCCAGAATTTAGAGGTCAAGGTGTCATTCAAAATATAATCGAGCAATTAAAACAATGGTCAATTAGTTTAAATATTTTTGAAACTAGACTAGAAGTTTATAGTGATAACGAATCTGCAATAAAAGCGTATCATAAAAAAGGGTTTAAAAACAGAATGTTTGAAATGAAAATGGATCTTAAATAA
- a CDS encoding tRNA (cytidine(34)-2'-O)-methyltransferase — MLNIVLIEPEIPNNTGNIGRLALASGSTLHLVKPFGFELSDKRLKRAGLDYWKHLNVVMYDSVDDFFETNKDADFTFFSSHGTKSHWDIPFKDNQFLVFGKESVGLGSTIIEKHKTSLYKIPLYSEHIRSLNLANSVGIVVYEGLRKLQK; from the coding sequence ATGCTTAACATTGTTTTAATAGAACCAGAAATACCAAATAACACAGGGAATATTGGCAGGTTAGCACTAGCTTCCGGAAGTACATTACACTTAGTAAAACCTTTTGGTTTTGAGCTAAGTGATAAACGTTTAAAACGTGCTGGATTAGATTACTGGAAACACTTAAACGTCGTGATGTACGACTCGGTTGATGACTTTTTTGAGACTAATAAAGACGCAGATTTTACATTTTTTTCCAGTCATGGAACAAAATCACATTGGGACATTCCTTTTAAGGATAATCAATTTTTAGTTTTCGGGAAAGAGTCCGTTGGACTAGGAAGCACTATAATAGAAAAGCACAAAACATCATTATATAAAATCCCTCTGTACAGTGAGCATATAAGAAGTTTAAACTTAGCAAATTCTGTTGGGATTGTTGTATATGAAGGCTTAAGAAAACTACAAAAATAA